The Helicobacteraceae bacterium genome includes a region encoding these proteins:
- a CDS encoding glycosyltransferase gives MTSAPQVSIIIPTYKRQNLLSRAIRSALNQTYKNIEILVCDDEKSAETKTIVASFADDRLRYLENARTKGACGARNTGIYAALGEYCVFLDDDDEILPDAVESFLALNASQYAFAYAWNNRIYENGKVRRSNNPPNINFEKLAKEGQNIASAMIFVSKKNLTMIEGYDETLSACQDYDLCLRLAKRFGTAKLIEKTLFNYYSARGYNRISNNVVKKYRGMRKVALKHTRNFSRQDRAKYLYKTRKYLYGEHLGRAFAWLSAKEALKELRHKIKRTIRRALNLKIK, from the coding sequence ATGACAAGCGCTCCGCAAGTCTCGATTATTATCCCCACCTACAAACGCCAGAACCTGTTGTCGCGCGCGATTAGATCGGCGTTAAATCAAACCTACAAAAATATCGAGATTTTGGTGTGCGACGACGAGAAAAGCGCGGAGACAAAGACGATCGTAGCGTCGTTTGCCGACGATCGTTTGCGCTATCTTGAAAACGCCAGAACCAAAGGTGCGTGCGGCGCTAGAAACACGGGCATTTACGCGGCGCTTGGCGAATATTGCGTCTTCTTAGACGACGACGACGAGATATTGCCGGACGCGGTAGAATCGTTTTTGGCGCTTAACGCCTCTCAATACGCTTTTGCTTACGCGTGGAATAACAGAATATATGAGAACGGCAAGGTAAGACGATCTAATAATCCGCCTAACATCAATTTTGAAAAACTCGCCAAAGAGGGGCAAAATATAGCGAGCGCTATGATCTTTGTCTCTAAAAAGAACCTTACTATGATCGAAGGTTACGACGAAACGCTTAGCGCGTGTCAGGACTATGATCTCTGCCTTAGGCTTGCAAAGCGATTCGGGACGGCAAAACTTATTGAAAAAACGCTGTTTAATTACTATTCCGCAAGAGGATACAATCGCATTTCCAATAACGTCGTTAAAAAATATCGCGGTATGCGAAAAGTTGCCTTAAAACACACACGCAATTTTTCAAGACAAGATCGCGCGAAATATCTGTATAAAACCCGTAAATATCTTTACGGAGAACATTTAGGGCGCGCCTTTGCTTGGCTCTCAGCAAAAGAGGCGCTTAAAGAACTTCGCCATAAGATAAAACGAACGATCAGACGCGCGTTAAATCTGAAGATAAAATAG
- a CDS encoding glycosyltransferase, with protein sequence MIDKPLVAIIMPTYKRQSLLPRAIRSALNQTYKNIEILVCDDEKSVETKEIVASFADNRLRYIENARTKGACGARNTGIYAALGEYCVFLDDDDELLSDAIETYVKHTPKEAAFGYGWRQFCSSDDDKINIHKHGESMDFNYLVKCGSNAAGPNIFVLKSRLEAIGGYDETLAACQDYDLNLRLTKHFANAKGIRKVIVNYYEHIGERISNNRAKRYKGMRLIALKYRKDFPKKMLLRYVYRTRRRYYRQIILKRAFAWLPIGKALDELRRYLKYKLFGVKIK encoded by the coding sequence ATGATTGACAAGCCGTTAGTTGCAATTATAATGCCCACCTATAAACGTCAATCGTTATTGCCGCGCGCGATCAGATCGGCGTTAAATCAGACCTACAAAAATATTGAGATTTTGGTGTGCGACGACGAGAAAAGCGTGGAAACAAAGGAGATCGTAGCGTCGTTTGCCGATAACCGCTTACGCTATATTGAAAACGCTAGAACAAAAGGCGCGTGCGGAGCAAGAAATACCGGTATTTACGCGGCGCTTGGCGAATATTGCGTCTTCTTAGACGACGACGACGAATTATTAAGCGACGCGATCGAAACCTACGTAAAGCATACGCCCAAAGAGGCGGCGTTTGGATACGGTTGGCGTCAATTTTGTAGCTCGGACGACGATAAAATAAATATTCATAAACATGGCGAGAGCATGGACTTTAATTATTTGGTAAAATGCGGATCGAACGCCGCAGGACCTAATATATTTGTCTTAAAATCGCGCCTTGAAGCGATCGGCGGATATGACGAAACTCTTGCTGCATGCCAAGATTATGATCTAAATTTACGTTTAACCAAGCATTTTGCTAATGCAAAAGGCATTAGAAAAGTTATCGTTAACTATTATGAGCATATAGGCGAAAGGATATCAAACAATCGGGCAAAACGCTATAAAGGTATGCGTCTAATAGCGCTTAAATATCGCAAAGACTTCCCAAAAAAAATGTTGCTTCGTTATGTGTATAGAACTCGCCGCAGATATTATAGACAGATCATATTAAAACGCGCGTTTGCGTGGCTACCGATCGGTAAAGCGTTGGACGAATTGCGCCGTTATCTTAAATACAAACTATTCGGCGTTAAAATCAAATGA
- a CDS encoding putative rhamnosyl transferase has translation MSPTFIHIIFIRFSVPIAYGKTGITIDDSWLKYRLDIFKRITLPSLENQTNQNFYICVFFDARSPQWLIEENEREALRWQRRYFPIYVVSNADVIEKSDTLALNLLKTNDSFIISSRIDSDDAYHKKAIEALQNCFSAQEYRAFTFSKLLCFRDKPKTVISKYRYRNSPFISVIEKAKTPLHISLFDKPHTAYTDATELNEIPYALQYIHGSNVANSVRGYAAHGVNLSDYGLSFVISRSYIAMLWETMRLSIVAKNIYKLKKPTGKRICFISRFFQRLIRRS, from the coding sequence ATGAGCCCGACGTTTATTCATATTATTTTTATCCGTTTTAGCGTGCCGATAGCGTATGGAAAAACTGGCATTACGATAGACGATAGTTGGCTTAAATACCGCTTAGATATATTTAAGCGTATTACCTTGCCTTCGCTTGAAAACCAGACAAATCAAAATTTCTATATTTGCGTCTTTTTTGACGCAAGATCGCCGCAATGGTTGATTGAAGAAAACGAACGGGAGGCGCTAAGATGGCAAAGACGCTATTTCCCCATTTATGTCGTATCAAACGCGGACGTGATCGAAAAATCCGACACATTGGCGTTAAATTTGCTAAAAACTAACGATAGTTTTATTATCAGCTCTCGTATCGACAGCGACGACGCATATCATAAAAAGGCGATCGAAGCGTTGCAAAACTGTTTTTCCGCACAGGAATATCGCGCCTTTACATTTTCAAAGTTGTTATGTTTTAGAGACAAACCAAAAACTGTAATTTCTAAATATCGCTACCGGAACTCTCCTTTTATATCAGTAATAGAAAAGGCGAAAACGCCTTTGCATATTTCACTCTTTGATAAACCGCATACCGCATATACGGACGCGACCGAACTAAACGAGATTCCATACGCCTTGCAATATATTCACGGCTCCAACGTCGCCAACAGCGTTAGAGGGTATGCGGCGCATGGCGTTAATCTATCCGATTACGGCCTTTCGTTCGTTATAAGCCGATCGTATATAGCTATGCTGTGGGAAACGATGCGGCTTAGCATAGTTGCAAAGAACATATATAAACTCAAAAAACCTACCGGCAAACGCATATGCTTTATTAGCCGCTTTTTTCAGCGTTTAATTAGGCGAAGCTAA